A stretch of the Sporichthya brevicatena genome encodes the following:
- a CDS encoding diguanylate cyclase domain-containing protein, which yields MGAHAPDPLVAAAFDQAPVGLALLDLTGRWFRINPALCRMLGWTADELLAQDPPQIVHDEDRPIEEEAAARLASGEPAVTVEQRYRHREGHVLWVRRTATLVRDDAGLPEYVVAVYEDIDARRSQDARLAYLALHDPLTGLANRALLDDRLSQAVAACEREGGVVAVLFCDVDGLKAVNDRHGHPFGDELLVTVARRLGDQVRGGDTLARFGGDEFVVVCNLRSPDDADSMCRRLSAAVEAAPGLLAPDGTEVPVRVSIGYAVSHDSRTEPRSLLVRADESMYAAKRRRGAS from the coding sequence ATGGGCGCGCACGCACCGGACCCGCTGGTCGCCGCCGCCTTCGACCAGGCGCCCGTCGGTCTGGCGCTGCTCGACCTGACCGGCCGCTGGTTCCGGATCAACCCCGCGCTGTGCCGGATGCTCGGCTGGACCGCCGACGAGCTGCTCGCCCAGGACCCGCCGCAGATCGTCCACGACGAGGACCGGCCGATCGAGGAGGAGGCGGCCGCGCGGCTCGCGTCCGGCGAACCGGCCGTCACCGTCGAGCAGCGCTACCGCCACCGCGAGGGGCACGTGCTCTGGGTCCGGCGGACCGCGACGCTGGTCCGGGACGACGCCGGGCTCCCCGAGTACGTCGTCGCCGTCTACGAGGACATCGACGCCCGGCGCTCCCAGGACGCCCGGCTGGCCTACCTCGCCCTGCACGACCCCCTGACCGGCCTCGCCAACCGCGCCCTGCTCGACGACCGGCTCAGCCAGGCCGTCGCCGCGTGCGAGCGGGAGGGCGGGGTCGTCGCGGTGCTGTTCTGCGACGTCGACGGGCTCAAGGCCGTCAACGATCGCCACGGGCACCCGTTCGGGGACGAGCTGCTCGTCACCGTCGCCCGCCGGCTGGGTGATCAGGTCCGTGGTGGCGACACCCTCGCCCGCTTCGGCGGCGACGAGTTCGTCGTCGTCTGCAACCTGCGCTCGCCCGACGACGCCGACTCGATGTGCCGCCGCCTCTCGGCCGCCGTCGAGGCCGCGCCCGGGCTGCTCGCGCCGGACGGCACCGAGGTCCCGGTGCGCGTGAGCATCGGGTACGCCGTCTCCCACGACTCGCGGACCGAGCCGCGCAGCCTGCTGGTCCGCGCGGACGAGTCGATGTACGCCGCCAAGCGGCGGCGTGGCGCCTCCTGA
- a CDS encoding PQQ-dependent sugar dehydrogenase has product MPLHRRTTSVALAAPLALALTLTALPEAAAAPTAPVRTAAYSPALTPKVHKVVAKNLNAPWGMAFISTTRALVAERNSGRIKRLDGKGHATSIGRVKGVVAAGEGGLLGLAVPKDFRTSRWVYAYYTSASDNRIVRLKFAKGKLGKAHVVLKGIPKGFIHNGGRIVFGPDGMLYAGTGEAGNRPLSQNSKSLGGKILRMTPTGKVPADNPKKGSYVYSKGHRNVQGLAFDSAGRLFSAEFGQNTWDELNLIKPGRNYGWPNVEGRAKDPRYVDPIAQWRPENASPSGIAIVKGTVFMAGLRGKRLWRIQIGDPRANGVPRAQTKDFFVGKWGRLRTVTAAPDGSLWLSTSNTDGRGKPTSRDDRVIRLRLS; this is encoded by the coding sequence ATGCCCCTGCACCGGCGCACCACGTCCGTCGCCCTGGCGGCCCCGCTCGCGCTCGCCCTCACCCTGACGGCCCTGCCGGAGGCCGCGGCCGCACCGACGGCCCCCGTCCGGACCGCGGCCTACAGCCCCGCGCTGACACCGAAGGTGCACAAGGTCGTCGCCAAGAACCTGAACGCGCCGTGGGGCATGGCGTTCATCTCGACCACCCGGGCGCTGGTCGCCGAGCGGAACTCGGGACGGATCAAGCGCCTCGACGGCAAGGGTCACGCCACGAGCATCGGCCGGGTGAAGGGCGTCGTCGCCGCCGGCGAGGGCGGCCTGCTCGGGCTCGCGGTGCCGAAGGACTTCAGGACCTCGCGCTGGGTCTACGCCTACTACACCTCGGCGAGCGACAACCGGATCGTCCGGTTGAAGTTCGCCAAGGGCAAGCTCGGCAAGGCGCACGTCGTCCTCAAGGGCATCCCGAAGGGCTTCATCCACAACGGCGGCCGGATCGTCTTCGGCCCCGACGGCATGCTCTACGCCGGCACCGGCGAGGCCGGGAACCGGCCGCTGTCCCAGAACTCGAAGTCGCTCGGCGGCAAGATCCTGCGGATGACGCCGACCGGGAAGGTGCCGGCCGACAACCCGAAGAAGGGCTCGTACGTCTACAGCAAGGGCCACCGCAACGTGCAGGGCCTCGCGTTCGACAGCGCGGGCCGACTCTTCTCCGCGGAGTTCGGGCAGAACACCTGGGACGAGCTGAACCTGATCAAGCCGGGGCGCAACTACGGCTGGCCGAACGTCGAGGGCCGCGCCAAGGACCCGCGGTACGTCGACCCGATCGCGCAGTGGCGCCCGGAGAACGCCTCCCCGTCGGGGATCGCGATCGTGAAGGGCACCGTCTTCATGGCCGGCCTGCGGGGCAAGCGGCTCTGGCGCATCCAGATCGGGGACCCGCGGGCGAACGGCGTGCCGCGCGCGCAGACGAAGGACTTCTTCGTCGGCAAGTGGGGCCGGCTCCGCACGGTGACCGCCGCGCCCGACGGCTCGCTGTGGCTGAGCACCTCGAACACCGACGGCCGCGGCAAGCCGACCTCCCGCGACGACCGCGTGATCCGGCTGCGGCTGAGCTGA
- a CDS encoding YqgE/AlgH family protein, with amino-acid sequence MVPSVCAGQLLIAAPDLGDPNFERSVIFLLDHDGSGSLGVVVNRPTELPVAEVLVPWSGYSSSPDVVFSGGPVGVDGALALAAFDSVPAALGSRPRGWRPVIGGIGLIDLDSDPEAVRQDLRALRIFAGYAGWGAGQLDSELSQGAWVVADSLPGDAFSPRPERLWGDVLRRQPGDLRLLATCPADPSLN; translated from the coding sequence ATGGTCCCGAGCGTGTGCGCAGGTCAGCTGCTCATCGCGGCACCGGATCTGGGCGATCCGAACTTCGAGCGCAGCGTGATCTTCCTGCTCGACCACGACGGCTCGGGCTCGCTCGGCGTGGTGGTCAATCGTCCGACCGAGCTGCCCGTGGCCGAGGTCCTCGTGCCCTGGTCCGGGTACTCCTCGTCCCCGGACGTCGTGTTCTCCGGCGGTCCGGTCGGCGTCGACGGCGCCCTCGCGCTGGCCGCGTTCGACAGCGTCCCCGCGGCGCTGGGGTCCCGGCCCCGCGGCTGGCGGCCCGTGATCGGCGGGATCGGTCTGATCGACCTGGACTCCGACCCCGAGGCGGTCCGCCAGGACCTGCGCGCGCTGCGGATCTTCGCCGGCTACGCCGGGTGGGGCGCGGGCCAGCTCGACTCCGAGCTCTCCCAGGGTGCCTGGGTCGTCGCCGACTCGCTGCCGGGCGACGCGTTCAGCCCCCGGCCCGAGCGGCTCTGGGGCGACGTCCTGCGTCGGCAGCCCGGTGACCTGCGGCTGCTCGCCACCTGTCCGGCCGATCCGTCGCTGAACTGA
- a CDS encoding DUF3039 domain-containing protein translates to MSYPDQPEPAGALSTITDERVETSTGDGDHDRFAHYVVRNKLTEAMVEGTPLQALCGKVWVPSRDPKKYPVCPECKEIYDGIPPGEGDDSDA, encoded by the coding sequence ATGAGCTACCCCGACCAGCCGGAGCCCGCCGGCGCCCTGAGCACGATCACCGACGAGCGCGTCGAGACCTCGACCGGCGACGGTGATCACGACCGCTTCGCCCACTACGTGGTCCGCAACAAGCTCACCGAGGCGATGGTCGAAGGCACCCCGCTGCAGGCGCTGTGCGGCAAGGTGTGGGTCCCCAGCCGCGACCCCAAGAAGTACCCGGTGTGCCCGGAGTGCAAGGAGATCTACGACGGCATCCCGCCGGGCGAGGGTGACGACTCGGACGCGTAG
- a CDS encoding molybdopterin cofactor-binding domain-containing protein — protein sequence MHAALTRSPHAHAAVLGVDTAAALRSTGVVDVLVAADLPGQFWTGPVRADRPVLAAGVVRHVGEPVAAVLATDPASATRAAYAVGVAYRPLPEVSWFRGEEADPLHPDGNVVRTVHVRRGEWPKAAGTVVEGSYNTHGWVPRQERFGTDGAPAVPALIEAEPTDTGVRIAAPRRWHPEDRDQIAQCLNLIPRQVELRSTGSRDHSTDLGGPVLAALFARRHHRPVSLVVGPPTHGQGGGPFVVARYRHHVRPDGTLAAVSGEIEIEIGPYAGIGESLVAELCAVGVGPYRVPAVDLRVRALRSTTPPPLIEPGAAAAAVTFAVEAQLDRLADLLSYPQGREAARFVADRRAVRERNLLGLDEPFPTGQMPLEASPLPALLELLDAAPLPSMPDGGRDHAWGVGTGFGVVPFGTAEGFALPVTATVSHRAGTVSCPAAEGDESLEAAAVAVATRAFDVPMRFAATGEPAPGGSAATVGRAVTAAVEALTAPARERLGSQVGLSPALLRAAAGRLRSFDGVVDVPLAEALAGDPDPAEATYVPPDTEVLDGDGQGDAFAGFAYAAARAVLSLTARGEVEIVQLDVAADCGQVLDDVRARAAVDASVSTGVRLALPEATVRPDAVRLHLLDGPVPKGAAGVAAGAVAAALRSAHDAGAGGDAEVLPIPGVSWSSS from the coding sequence CTGCACGCTGCGCTGACTCGCAGCCCGCATGCGCATGCCGCCGTGCTGGGCGTCGACACCGCAGCCGCGCTGCGCTCGACCGGCGTCGTCGACGTGCTCGTCGCCGCGGACCTGCCCGGCCAGTTCTGGACCGGGCCGGTCCGGGCCGACCGGCCCGTGCTGGCCGCCGGGGTGGTCCGGCACGTCGGTGAGCCGGTCGCCGCGGTGCTCGCGACCGACCCGGCGAGTGCGACGCGGGCGGCGTACGCCGTGGGCGTGGCGTACCGCCCGCTGCCGGAGGTGTCCTGGTTCCGCGGCGAGGAGGCCGACCCCCTGCACCCGGACGGCAACGTCGTGCGGACGGTCCACGTCCGCCGCGGGGAGTGGCCGAAGGCGGCCGGGACCGTCGTCGAGGGCAGCTACAACACCCACGGCTGGGTCCCGCGTCAGGAACGGTTCGGCACCGACGGCGCTCCCGCCGTGCCGGCGCTGATCGAGGCGGAGCCGACGGACACCGGCGTCCGGATCGCCGCGCCGCGGCGCTGGCACCCGGAGGACCGCGACCAGATCGCTCAGTGCCTGAACCTGATCCCGCGTCAGGTCGAACTCCGCTCGACCGGGTCGCGTGACCACTCCACCGACCTCGGGGGCCCGGTGCTCGCGGCGCTGTTCGCCCGCCGGCACCACCGGCCGGTCTCCCTCGTCGTCGGTCCGCCGACGCACGGGCAGGGCGGCGGACCCTTCGTCGTCGCCCGGTACCGGCACCACGTCCGGCCCGACGGGACGCTCGCGGCGGTGTCCGGCGAGATCGAGATCGAGATCGGCCCGTACGCCGGGATCGGGGAGTCTTTGGTCGCGGAGCTCTGCGCCGTCGGCGTCGGGCCGTACCGGGTGCCGGCGGTCGACCTCCGCGTCCGCGCGCTGCGGAGCACCACCCCGCCGCCGCTGATCGAACCCGGGGCCGCGGCGGCCGCGGTGACCTTCGCGGTCGAGGCGCAGCTGGACCGGTTGGCCGATCTGCTCTCGTACCCGCAGGGGCGCGAGGCGGCGCGGTTCGTCGCCGACCGGCGCGCGGTCCGCGAGCGCAACCTGCTCGGTCTCGACGAGCCGTTCCCGACCGGGCAGATGCCGCTCGAGGCCTCGCCGCTGCCGGCGCTGCTCGAGCTCCTCGACGCCGCGCCCCTGCCGTCGATGCCGGACGGTGGACGCGATCACGCCTGGGGCGTCGGCACCGGGTTCGGCGTCGTGCCGTTCGGGACGGCCGAGGGATTCGCGCTGCCGGTGACGGCCACGGTGTCCCACCGCGCCGGCACGGTGTCGTGCCCCGCGGCCGAGGGCGACGAGTCGCTGGAGGCCGCCGCCGTCGCCGTGGCGACGCGGGCCTTCGACGTCCCGATGCGCTTTGCGGCGACGGGGGAGCCGGCGCCGGGCGGGTCCGCGGCCACGGTCGGCCGCGCCGTCACGGCGGCGGTCGAGGCCCTGACCGCCCCGGCGCGGGAGCGGCTCGGGAGCCAGGTCGGGCTCTCGCCGGCGCTGCTGCGGGCCGCCGCGGGCCGGCTGCGGTCCTTCGACGGCGTCGTCGACGTCCCGCTGGCCGAGGCCCTCGCGGGCGACCCGGACCCGGCCGAGGCGACGTACGTCCCGCCGGACACCGAGGTGCTGGACGGTGACGGTCAGGGCGACGCGTTCGCGGGCTTCGCCTACGCGGCCGCGCGCGCGGTGCTGAGCCTGACGGCCCGCGGTGAGGTCGAGATCGTCCAGCTCGACGTCGCCGCCGACTGCGGGCAGGTGCTCGACGACGTCCGGGCCCGGGCCGCGGTCGACGCGTCGGTGTCGACCGGCGTCCGCCTCGCGCTGCCGGAGGCGACCGTGCGGCCGGACGCCGTCCGGCTCCACCTGCTCGACGGCCCGGTGCCCAAGGGCGCCGCCGGGGTCGCGGCCGGCGCGGTCGCCGCCGCGCTGCGGTCCGCCCACGACGCGGGCGCCGGCGGGGACGCCGAGGTGCTGCCGATCCCGGGTGTGTCCTGGAGCAGCTCATGA